In one window of Pseudorasbora parva isolate DD20220531a chromosome 7, ASM2467924v1, whole genome shotgun sequence DNA:
- the tent5aa gene encoding terminal nucleotidyltransferase 5A yields the protein MAEEDRAPDSNTDSTNFSVLSWEQVQRLDLILTESIPIHGRGNFPTLQMKPRQIVTAVRSRMREQRIHVRDVRLNGSAASHVLHEDTGLGYKDLDLIFCVDLKGETEFQIVKNIVLDCLLDFLPDGVNKEKITPLTLKEAYVQKMVKVCNDSDRWSLISLSNNRGKNVELKFVDSLRRQFEFSVDSFQIKLDSLLLFYECSENPMAKTFHPTIIGESVYGDFGAALDHLRNKVICTRNPEEIRGGGLLKYCHLLVRGFRAASESEMKSLQRYMCSRFFIDFSDISEQQRKLESYLQNHFVGLEDRKYDYLMTLHGVVNESTVCLMGHERRQTLGLIAMLAVRVLAEQNVIPNVANVTCYYQPAPYVADGNFSNYYIAQIQPVFTCHQQTYSTWLPCN from the exons ATGGCTGAAGAGGACAGAGCTCCAGACTCGAACACGGACAGCACGAACTTTAGCGTGTTAAGCTGGGAGCAGGTCCAACGCCTGGACCTCATCCTGACCGAGAGCATCCCGATCCACGGCAGAGGGAACTTCCCCACGCTGCAGATGAAGCCGCGGCAGATCGTGACGGCGGTGCGGAGCCGCATGCGGGAGCAGCGCATCCATGTGCGGGACGTGAGGCTCAACGGGTCCGCCGCCAGCCACGTTCTGCACGAGGACACCGGGCTCGGCTACAAGGACCTGGACCTCATATTCTGCGTGGACCTGAAGGGAGAGACGGAGTTTCAGATCGTCAAGAACATAGTGCTGGACTGTCTGTTGGACTTTTTACCTGACGGGGtcaacaaagagaaaatcacacCGTTGACCCTGAAG GAGGCTTATGTGCAGAAGATGGTGAAAGTGTGCAATGATTCGGACCGCTGGAGTCTAATCTCTCTCTCCAACAACCGGGGCAAGAATGTAGAGCTCAAGTTCGTGGACTCTTTGCGCCGGCAGTTCGAGTTCAGTGTCGATTCCTTCCAGATTAAGCTAGACTCTCTGCTTCTTTTCTACGAGTGCTCCGAGAACCCCATGGCCAAAACATTTCACCCCACCATCATCGGCGAGAGCGTTTACGGAGACTTCGGCGCGGCATTGGACCACTTGCGCAACAAGGTGATCTGCACGAGGAACCCCGAGGAGATCCGAGGAGGCGGCCTGCTGAAGTACTGCCATCTTCTGGTGAGGGGCTTTCGCGCCGCCTCCGAGTCGGAGATGAAGTCTCTCCAGCGCTACATGTGCTCCCGCTTCTTCATCGACTTCTCGGACATCAGCGAACAGCAGCGCAAGCTGGAGTCTTACCTCCAGAACCACTTTGTGGGCTTGGAGGACCGCAAGTACGACTATCTTATGACACTGCATGGGGTGGTTAACGAAAGCACGGTGTGTCTGATGGGACACGAGCGGCGGCAGACCTTAGGCCTGATCGCCATGCTGGCGGTGCGTGTGCTGGCCGAGCAGAACGTCATACCCAACGTGGCGAATGTCACTTGCTATTACCAACCTGCCCCTTACGTAGCAGACGGTAACTTTAGCAATTACTACATTGCCCAAATTCAGCCAGTCTTTACATGCCATCAGCAAACCTACTCCACGTGGCTACCTTGCAACTGA